In Streptomyces violaceusniger Tu 4113, one DNA window encodes the following:
- a CDS encoding thiolase domain-containing protein — translation MTKEPVAVVGIGQTKHTAARRDVSLAGLVREAAVRALEDAELTWADIDAVVIGKAPDFFEGVMMPELYLADALGAVGKPMLRVHTAGSVGGSTALVASGLIAARVHRTVLTLAFEKQSESNAMWGLSLPIPFQQPLLAGAGGFFAPHVRAYMRRTGAPSGIGALVAYKDRRNALRNPYAHLHEHDLTLEKVRSSPMLWDPIRYSETCPSSDGACAMVLTDRAGADRAPYPPAWMHGGAMRSEPTLFAGKDCVSPRAGRDCAADVYRQAGITDPRREIDAVEMYVPFSWYEPMWLENLGFAGEGEGWKLTESGVTEIDGELPVNPSGGVLSTNPIGASGMLRFAEAALQVRGRAGEHQVDGARKALGHAYGGGSQFFSMWVVADTPPAD, via the coding sequence GTGACCAAGGAGCCGGTGGCCGTCGTCGGGATCGGCCAGACCAAGCACACCGCCGCACGCCGGGACGTCTCCCTCGCCGGGCTGGTCCGGGAGGCCGCCGTACGGGCCCTGGAGGACGCCGAGCTGACCTGGGCGGACATCGACGCCGTCGTCATCGGCAAGGCGCCCGATTTCTTCGAGGGCGTCATGATGCCCGAGCTGTACCTCGCCGACGCGCTCGGCGCGGTGGGCAAGCCGATGCTGCGCGTGCACACCGCCGGCTCGGTCGGCGGCTCCACCGCGCTGGTGGCCTCGGGCCTGATCGCGGCCCGTGTCCACCGGACCGTGCTCACCCTCGCCTTCGAGAAGCAGTCGGAGTCGAACGCCATGTGGGGGCTGTCCCTGCCCATCCCCTTCCAGCAGCCGCTGCTGGCCGGGGCGGGCGGCTTCTTCGCCCCGCACGTACGGGCGTACATGCGGCGCACCGGCGCGCCCTCCGGTATCGGCGCCCTCGTGGCCTACAAGGATCGCCGCAACGCCCTGCGCAACCCCTACGCGCATCTGCATGAGCACGATCTGACGCTGGAGAAGGTGCGGTCGTCCCCGATGCTGTGGGACCCCATCCGCTACTCGGAGACCTGCCCCTCCTCGGACGGCGCCTGCGCCATGGTGCTCACCGACCGGGCCGGCGCGGACCGCGCCCCGTATCCGCCCGCCTGGATGCACGGCGGCGCGATGCGCAGCGAGCCGACGCTCTTCGCGGGGAAGGACTGCGTCTCGCCGAGAGCGGGCCGGGACTGCGCGGCCGACGTCTACCGCCAGGCCGGGATCACCGATCCGCGCCGGGAGATCGACGCGGTGGAGATGTATGTGCCCTTCAGCTGGTACGAACCCATGTGGCTGGAGAACCTGGGCTTCGCGGGCGAGGGCGAGGGCTGGAAGCTCACCGAGTCGGGGGTGACCGAGATCGACGGCGAGCTTCCGGTCAACCCCTCGGGCGGGGTGCTGTCCACCAACCCCATCGGCGCGTCCGGGATGCTGCGGTTCGCCGAGGCCGCGCTCCAGGTGCGCGGACGGGCGGGCGAACACCAGGTCGACGGAGCCCGTAAGGCGCTCGGCCACGCCTATGGCGGGGGCTCGCAGTTCTTCTCGATGTGGGTGGTCGCGGACACGCCGCCCGCCGATTGA
- a CDS encoding ATP-binding protein — protein MSQQDRTRRTLLERDRELRALDAALTELCGTEPADRAETGGGAVIAFEGPGGVGKTALLGEARRRAGARGCTVLRARGGEHEQGAAFHVVRQLFQPVLAATGEDEHRRILGAWYDIVAPAVGLVVSGNGGAPDPQGVRDGLDWLVTRFAVEHAPVVMILDDVHWADPESLDWLTRFASRTADLPLLLAVGYRPEGLTADVAVIRALVERQGSRPHVLAPLTPSGVGRIVREVLGDHADEAFCRECWAMTGGNPWEITELTAKIRDRRLKPQSENLPALRELVSSAKDSGLNDRLTRLGTAAVRLAWAVAVLGIEATPALTANVAGLSETEAADVVARLVDARILAPPRPGNATRPLEYLHPLIATAVYQAIPGALRVAMHGQAATVVLGAGLGSAAAGRHLLEMHPEGDPWVVHHLRAAAREYLRAGAPDAGRRCLARALREPPALEERPAVLYELGCAAQLTEPDVTVNHLRAALEEPALGPDLREAITYRLAQAYGHSGHMEEAAQVVAAEIGRATSARTRLRMQTEQLMWNMFRADEKESPARSRRLARLADHLTGRGMAERYLLGLRAWDAMTRGEPVATALHYAEEALGDGLSWTDDDWGFEVPILVALVFLHCDQPGRAEELFNKGIAECERKGWRGSHLAFGFTLLGYARLRRGALGEAEELAREGMRIADLVGSSTPAHWTAVGTLIGTLICQGRVREAQEFAAGHRGETLPQATLCPDVPAVRGELLLAANLHREARHQLTEVGRRMDGRGMRNPAWCPWQPHLAQALALTDPPQAVEVADDAVRRARQFGTHSAIGKSLHTAATVTQGPDRIKLLAEAVSHLMRSPAAYDLAVALVDHGAALRRIGLPQEAGDRLYRGLEGAVRCGADALAARARDELSAAGLRPMQLRVAHTSPLTSQEQAVAERAAEGWPDARIGEATGLEEREVARLLSDVYRKVGTDRAGLAKRLITPTVGLPQRPAPDPG, from the coding sequence ATGAGCCAACAGGACCGGACGCGCCGGACACTGCTGGAGCGGGATCGGGAGCTGCGCGCGCTGGACGCTGCGCTGACCGAGCTGTGCGGGACGGAACCCGCCGATCGGGCCGAGACCGGCGGCGGCGCAGTGATCGCCTTCGAGGGCCCCGGCGGCGTCGGCAAGACCGCGCTGCTCGGCGAGGCGCGCCGGAGGGCCGGCGCACGCGGCTGCACCGTGCTCCGGGCCCGTGGCGGTGAACATGAACAGGGCGCGGCCTTCCATGTGGTGCGTCAGCTCTTCCAGCCGGTGCTCGCGGCGACCGGCGAGGACGAGCACCGCAGGATCCTCGGCGCCTGGTACGACATCGTCGCGCCCGCGGTCGGCCTGGTGGTCTCGGGCAACGGCGGCGCACCCGATCCGCAGGGCGTCCGCGACGGCCTCGACTGGCTGGTGACCCGCTTCGCCGTGGAACACGCCCCGGTCGTCATGATCCTCGACGATGTCCACTGGGCCGACCCCGAATCGCTGGACTGGCTGACCCGGTTCGCCTCCCGCACCGCGGACCTGCCCCTGCTGCTCGCCGTCGGCTACCGCCCGGAGGGCCTGACCGCCGACGTCGCCGTGATACGGGCGCTTGTCGAGCGCCAGGGATCACGTCCCCATGTGCTGGCTCCGCTGACCCCGAGCGGAGTCGGGCGGATCGTCCGGGAGGTCCTCGGGGACCACGCCGACGAGGCGTTCTGCCGCGAGTGCTGGGCGATGACCGGCGGCAACCCCTGGGAGATCACCGAGCTCACCGCCAAGATCCGCGACCGCCGGCTGAAACCGCAGTCGGAGAACCTGCCCGCGCTGCGCGAACTGGTCTCCTCGGCCAAGGACAGCGGGCTCAACGACCGGCTGACCCGCCTCGGCACCGCCGCCGTCCGCCTCGCCTGGGCCGTCGCCGTCCTCGGCATCGAGGCCACCCCGGCGCTGACCGCCAATGTCGCCGGGCTCAGCGAGACCGAGGCCGCCGATGTGGTGGCGCGGCTCGTCGACGCGCGGATCCTGGCCCCGCCGCGCCCCGGAAACGCCACCCGGCCCCTCGAATACCTCCACCCGCTCATCGCCACCGCCGTCTACCAGGCCATCCCCGGCGCCCTGCGGGTGGCCATGCACGGCCAGGCCGCCACCGTGGTGCTCGGCGCGGGCCTGGGCTCCGCGGCCGCCGGCCGGCATCTGCTGGAAATGCACCCCGAAGGTGATCCCTGGGTGGTGCACCATCTGCGGGCCGCCGCCCGGGAGTATCTGCGCGCCGGAGCCCCCGACGCCGGGCGCCGCTGTCTGGCCCGGGCGCTGCGCGAACCACCCGCCCTGGAGGAGCGCCCCGCCGTGCTGTACGAGCTGGGCTGCGCCGCCCAGCTCACCGAGCCCGACGTCACCGTCAACCATCTGCGGGCCGCGCTCGAGGAGCCCGCGCTCGGCCCCGACCTGCGCGAGGCGATCACCTACCGGCTCGCCCAGGCATACGGCCACAGCGGCCATATGGAGGAGGCCGCCCAGGTCGTCGCCGCCGAGATCGGGCGGGCCACCAGCGCCCGCACCCGGCTGCGGATGCAGACCGAGCAGCTGATGTGGAACATGTTCCGCGCCGACGAGAAGGAGTCGCCCGCCCGTTCCCGGCGGCTCGCCCGGCTCGCGGACCATCTCACCGGCCGCGGCATGGCCGAGCGCTATCTGCTGGGACTGCGCGCCTGGGACGCGATGACGCGCGGAGAGCCGGTCGCCACCGCACTGCACTACGCGGAGGAGGCCCTCGGCGACGGCCTCAGCTGGACCGATGACGACTGGGGCTTCGAGGTGCCGATCCTGGTCGCCCTGGTCTTCCTCCACTGCGACCAGCCCGGGCGCGCCGAGGAGCTGTTCAACAAGGGCATCGCCGAATGCGAGCGCAAGGGCTGGCGCGGCTCCCATCTGGCGTTCGGCTTCACTCTTCTCGGCTACGCCCGTCTGCGCCGCGGCGCGCTCGGCGAGGCGGAGGAACTGGCCCGGGAGGGGATGCGGATCGCCGATCTGGTGGGCTCCTCGACCCCCGCGCACTGGACCGCGGTCGGCACCCTCATCGGAACGCTGATCTGCCAGGGCCGGGTCCGCGAGGCGCAGGAGTTCGCGGCCGGGCACCGTGGCGAGACCCTTCCGCAGGCCACGCTCTGCCCCGACGTACCGGCGGTCCGCGGTGAGCTGCTGCTGGCCGCCAATCTCCACCGCGAGGCCCGGCACCAGCTCACCGAGGTCGGCCGCCGCATGGACGGGCGCGGGATGCGCAACCCCGCCTGGTGCCCCTGGCAGCCCCACCTCGCCCAGGCCCTCGCGCTGACCGATCCCCCGCAGGCCGTCGAGGTCGCCGACGACGCGGTGCGCCGCGCCCGTCAGTTCGGCACCCACTCCGCGATCGGTAAGTCGCTGCACACCGCGGCCACCGTGACCCAGGGCCCGGACCGGATCAAACTGCTGGCCGAGGCCGTCAGCCATCTGATGCGGTCACCGGCCGCCTACGACCTGGCCGTGGCGCTGGTCGACCACGGCGCCGCGCTGCGCCGTATCGGCCTGCCCCAGGAGGCCGGCGACCGGCTCTACCGCGGTCTGGAGGGGGCGGTGCGCTGCGGGGCCGACGCGCTCGCGGCCCGGGCCCGCGACGAGCTGTCCGCGGCCGGACTGCGCCCCATGCAACTGCGGGTCGCTCACACCAGCCCGCTGACCTCGCAGGAGCAGGCCGTCGCCGAGCGGGCCGCCGAGGGCTGGCCGGACGCCCGGATCGGCGAGGCGACGGGGCTGGAGGAGCGTGAGGTGGCCCGGCTGCTCTCCGATGTCTACCGTAAGGTCGGCACCGACCGGGCCGGGCTGGCGAAGCGGCTGATCACCCCCACCGTCGGCCTTCCCCAGCGCCCGGCGCCCGACCCCGGATGA
- a CDS encoding isoafricanol synthase — MHAHASRPQARQTTLLRRAALFDFPASADLSPGTEAARHHTIQWLSRFGVFEGHESVAEYDALRFDVLAGLFYPRATGADLNLGSDLVGWYFVFDDQFDGELGSRPEAVARLVADVIRITEEDTAHGRAQDGEGPLLESFRDLWRRISSGRPQVWRDRFRHHWLEYLHSYHREALERTGALPGAGGDAPRSVEAVLALRRHSIGVQPCLDLNEPFGGYTLPPALHGGFPMARMREATDDVVVFTNDIASLDKELAVGDVHNSVIVQWERAGGELEDAVRHIADLANARYRWFEETAARLPALLTEAGADPGTHHAVGRYVDGMRHVMTGNLGWSVRTARYDERGTEAVSGGRQRPWAQLTGAEELIRAGRGAPLPPLGSGSGSR, encoded by the coding sequence ATGCACGCGCACGCTTCGCGACCACAGGCCCGGCAGACGACACTGCTGCGACGGGCGGCCCTGTTCGACTTTCCGGCCTCCGCCGACCTCAGTCCCGGCACCGAGGCGGCCAGGCACCACACCATCCAATGGCTTTCGCGGTTCGGCGTCTTCGAGGGCCATGAGTCCGTCGCGGAGTACGACGCGCTCCGCTTCGACGTGCTGGCGGGCCTGTTCTACCCCCGGGCGACCGGCGCCGACCTGAACCTGGGCAGTGACCTCGTGGGCTGGTACTTCGTCTTCGACGATCAGTTCGACGGGGAGCTGGGCTCCCGTCCGGAGGCCGTGGCCCGGCTGGTGGCGGACGTCATCCGGATCACCGAGGAGGACACGGCCCACGGCAGGGCACAGGACGGCGAAGGGCCGCTCCTGGAGAGCTTCCGCGACCTGTGGCGCCGGATCAGCTCCGGGCGGCCGCAGGTGTGGCGGGACCGCTTCCGCCACCACTGGCTGGAGTACCTGCACTCCTACCACCGCGAGGCCCTGGAGCGGACCGGCGCCCTGCCCGGAGCCGGCGGGGACGCACCGCGCTCGGTGGAGGCCGTGCTGGCGCTGCGGCGTCACTCGATAGGCGTACAGCCCTGTCTCGACCTGAACGAGCCGTTCGGCGGCTACACCCTGCCGCCCGCGCTGCACGGCGGCTTCCCGATGGCGCGGATGCGGGAGGCTACGGACGATGTGGTGGTCTTCACCAATGACATCGCTTCCCTGGACAAGGAACTGGCCGTGGGCGATGTCCACAACAGCGTCATCGTCCAGTGGGAGCGCGCGGGTGGTGAACTGGAGGACGCGGTACGCCATATCGCCGACCTCGCCAACGCACGCTACCGCTGGTTCGAGGAGACCGCGGCCAGGCTGCCGGCGCTGCTCACCGAGGCGGGGGCGGACCCGGGCACCCACCACGCCGTGGGGCGCTATGTGGACGGCATGCGGCATGTGATGACCGGCAATCTGGGCTGGTCGGTGCGGACGGCACGCTACGACGAGCGGGGCACCGAGGCGGTCAGCGGGGGACGGCAGCGGCCCTGGGCCCAGTTGACCGGCGCGGAGGAGCTGATCCGCGCGGGGCGGGGCGCGCCGCTGCCACCGCTGGGCAGCGGCTCGGGCTCCCGGTGA
- a CDS encoding AMP-dependent synthetase/ligase encodes MREFSLPHTVEPLRAGGLADSVYELADREPDRAQLARRDAADRGRWTPVTAGTFRDEVLALAKGLLAEGVRFGDRVALMARTRYEWTLFSYALWSVGAQVVTVYPTSSAEQVRWILAQTRAVAVVVEGEDHAMTVGAVCDALPWLRSIWQMDQGCVAELWRRGADVHEELVTERRWLVEPRCTAVICYTSGTTGQPLGCLITHANLAAECDTLFAGWSGLFAEPGVQPAILAFLPLAHIYGLMVQVLCVRGGILMGHEPELTPSALLPSFQSFRPTCVFAVPYIFEKILGAARTAAQDAGRGVVFHKAMATAVRYAAAVEQQSQGGGKGPGPGRRATHAVFDRTVYRRLRAVLGGRVRYAVTGGSPFSRELGLTFAGAGITVYNGYGLTETTAAITAQPPGRPRHGTVGRPMPGTTVRIAPDGEIWVRGGTVFGGYLDDPKATGAALRDGWLHTGDLGFLDGEGYLTITGRKKDIIITSGGKSVSPLPLEERLRAHPLISQCVLVGDNRPFVGALITLDAEMLARWHQVVGARLPVGREHASANKALHAEIQQAVSTANLSVSRAESIRAFRILPKEFTVEDGLLTPSLKLRRDAIYKMCAAQIEQLYAS; translated from the coding sequence GTGCGCGAATTCAGTCTCCCTCACACGGTGGAACCGCTGCGCGCGGGCGGGCTCGCGGACTCGGTCTACGAACTGGCGGACCGCGAACCGGACAGGGCCCAGCTCGCCCGGCGCGACGCCGCCGACCGCGGCCGGTGGACTCCGGTGACCGCCGGGACCTTCCGGGACGAGGTCCTGGCGCTGGCGAAGGGCCTGCTGGCCGAGGGCGTGCGGTTCGGGGACCGGGTGGCACTGATGGCGCGGACGCGGTACGAATGGACGCTGTTCAGCTATGCCCTGTGGTCGGTCGGCGCCCAGGTGGTGACCGTCTACCCCACCTCCTCGGCGGAACAGGTGCGCTGGATCCTGGCCCAGACGCGGGCCGTGGCCGTGGTGGTCGAGGGCGAGGACCATGCCATGACGGTCGGCGCCGTCTGCGACGCCCTCCCCTGGCTGCGCTCCATCTGGCAGATGGACCAGGGGTGCGTGGCGGAGCTGTGGCGGCGGGGCGCCGACGTCCACGAGGAACTGGTCACCGAGCGGCGGTGGCTCGTGGAACCGCGCTGCACGGCGGTCATCTGCTACACCTCGGGCACCACCGGACAGCCCCTGGGATGCCTGATCACCCACGCCAATCTCGCCGCCGAATGCGACACCCTGTTCGCGGGCTGGAGCGGGCTGTTCGCCGAGCCCGGGGTGCAGCCCGCCATCCTCGCCTTCCTCCCGCTGGCGCATATCTACGGACTGATGGTCCAGGTGCTCTGTGTGCGGGGCGGCATCCTCATGGGGCATGAACCCGAGCTCACCCCGTCCGCCCTGCTGCCGTCCTTCCAGAGCTTCCGCCCGACCTGCGTCTTCGCGGTGCCCTACATCTTCGAGAAGATCCTGGGAGCCGCGCGGACCGCCGCCCAGGACGCGGGCCGGGGCGTGGTCTTCCACAAGGCCATGGCCACGGCGGTGCGTTACGCCGCGGCCGTCGAGCAGCAGTCACAGGGTGGCGGGAAGGGACCGGGCCCGGGGCGCAGGGCCACGCACGCCGTCTTCGACCGGACGGTCTACCGGCGCTTGAGAGCCGTCCTGGGCGGCCGGGTGCGCTACGCGGTCACCGGTGGCTCACCGTTCAGCCGGGAGCTGGGGCTGACGTTCGCCGGCGCCGGGATCACCGTCTACAACGGCTACGGCCTCACCGAGACCACGGCGGCGATCACCGCACAGCCGCCCGGCCGTCCCCGGCACGGCACGGTGGGCCGCCCGATGCCGGGCACGACGGTGCGCATCGCCCCGGACGGCGAGATATGGGTGCGCGGCGGCACCGTCTTCGGGGGCTATCTGGACGATCCAAAGGCCACCGGGGCCGCGCTGCGCGACGGCTGGCTGCACACCGGAGACCTCGGCTTCCTCGACGGCGAGGGCTATCTCACCATCACCGGCCGTAAGAAGGACATCATCATCACCAGCGGTGGTAAGAGCGTCTCCCCCCTGCCCCTGGAGGAGCGGCTGCGGGCGCATCCGCTGATCTCGCAGTGCGTCCTGGTGGGCGACAACCGGCCCTTCGTGGGGGCGCTGATCACCCTGGACGCCGAGATGCTGGCACGCTGGCACCAGGTCGTCGGCGCGCGGCTTCCGGTCGGCCGGGAGCACGCGTCGGCGAACAAGGCGCTGCACGCGGAGATCCAGCAGGCGGTCTCCACGGCGAACCTCTCGGTGTCCAGGGCGGAGTCGATCAGGGCCTTCCGTATCCTCCCGAAGGAATTCACCGTGGAGGACGGGCTGTTGACGCCCTCGCTCAAACTGCGGCGCGACGCGATCTACAAGATGTGCGCCGCGCAGATCGAGCAGCTCTACGCGAGCTGA
- a CDS encoding DUF397 domain-containing protein, with protein MADTTTTAQPLTGSAEKPDLDLSGAQWQSSSQGVGDVEIAFVEGFIAMRHGRRPEGPALVFTPAEWRAFVLGAREGEFDLT; from the coding sequence GTGGCCGACACCACCACCACCGCACAGCCACTGACAGGAAGCGCAGAGAAGCCCGATCTCGATCTCTCGGGCGCCCAGTGGCAGTCGAGTAGCCAGGGTGTGGGCGATGTGGAGATCGCCTTCGTCGAGGGCTTCATCGCGATGCGCCACGGCCGTCGTCCCGAGGGCCCGGCGCTGGTCTTCACCCCGGCCGAGTGGCGTGCGTTCGTCCTGGGCGCGCGTGAGGGCGAGTTCGACCTCACCTGA